Genomic DNA from Caldicellulosiruptor hydrothermalis 108:
AATATTGTGGTTGCTACTGCAACATGTTGTGTTGAAATACTCAGGCTATTTTTTGCAAATATAGTTTGAAAACCAAATGGCATTTTACCCAGTGCGCCAATAAATAAAACTGAAAGAAGATAATATGTAAAATTTCTATCTTCTTTCAGTATCAAAAACATGCTCCTAAAATAATGCTTATTGTCAATCTCCTTTTTGGGTTTCTTGATAGGAATCTCTTTTATCATAGAAGCTATGTACAATGAGAGCATCATTATCAAAAACGAAATTAAAAATAAAAGACCATAGTTATAAGGAAAGTGTAAAAGCCTTAATATCCTTCCCATCAAAAAGGCTCCAAATGTCTCACACAGTCCCCCTATCGATGACCTTATACCAAAAAACTTGCTCCTTTGTCTTTCAGGAACAAGCTTTAGTATAAGATTGAACCACGTTATATTGGCAAATGAAGCAAAAAAACCTTGAAGACTAAAAATTATGTAAAAAAGAATTATAAATAAGAGCTCATTCTTAGCAGCAAATACAAACACATCAATAGCAAGCAAAAACCACATAAGCCTCATAAGCAAAGCAACTTTTATAAAATATTCTTTATATGTTTCAAGCATCTCAAGTTTTTTAGCAACAAGTATCTGCGGAGAGTTTGACAAAAGTACATTCAAAGTTGTCAAAAGTCCAATCAATGTATTTGAGTGGACATAGTTTGAAATAAAATAAACTATCACAGTAGAGACTGGAAGCATACCGCTTCCTATTGCAAATACTGCTCCATCTGCAATCGAAATGATAGAATTTCTCTTTAAATTTTTATAGGCAAAAACCTCAAGTCTTTTAAGTTCCCGTTCTTGGTCTTCAGATGTCACTTTTAGGCTCATCTCCTTAAATAAAATCCTACAAGTTTTAAAAGTATAACCTTGAAATTTCTTGACTTCTTTTAATTAACTTTAGGCAATAAGCAAACAATATAATCTCATAAATGCCAACAATGGCAAGCGCTCCATAGACATTTAACATGAGCACAAAATCATAAAATCCATGCAAAAGCATAGGGATAATTAAAGAAGCCTTGAAATACCAATAACTTCTGCTCTCAGGTGCAAACTTTGCAAAGCCCAAATAGTATCCCATTACAATTCCAAACATAGCATGTGCAGGTACTGCCATCACACCTCTTAGAACAAGAACTGAAACTGCAGCATCATATGAGGCTTGAAAAGCTTGATACACATACCCTACATTCTCTATTGCAGCAAATCCAACTGCAGAGAATACACTATAAACTATTCCGTCAAATGGCTGGTTAAAATGAGGAGTGTCAAAAGCCACTCTTAGCACAACAAGCCTTTTGAAATACTCTTCTGTAAGGCCTGCAACAATAAATGCTTCAAATGCAATAAATGAGAGTCTGCTTGAGGCAGAAATACTCCCATATGCCATTAAAAAATATTCAATTGGCACAACAATAGAGCTAATAAGTATCCCCCATACAAACGTTTTCAAAAGAAGATGAAGAGGTTCTTTTTCGAATTTGTCCCTAAAATAGATATAAAGAGCTATGAACAAAGAAGGAGCTATGCTCAAAATAATCAGTTTATAAAGCGTCACAGCAATTTACCTCCATTTGTCACCTTGAGTTTATTTATCGCTATTTCTAATGTAGTGAAATAAAAAAAGCTGCGCATACCCAGCAAGTTCTCCAAACGACTTTATAAACTGCCTCAGCTGTTTTATATTTTCAATTCCATAATATTCTCTCAAGGCACGCTTCACCCACACATCCACAGGGAACACATCATACTTTTGCAATGAGTAAAGCAATATACAATTAGCAACCTTGTCTCCTATTCCTTTTACCGTTTTTAAAATCTTCCTTGCTTCATCAGAACTCAAAGACTCAAGACTTTCAAAGTCTATTTTACCTTCATCTAATTTAGCAATTGCATCTTTGATATACTCCGCTCTATAACCTAACCCTAAGCGTTTTAATTCTTCTGTTGAGATCTTTTTTAAATCCTCAATTTCTGGAAATGTCCAAGAAGAAAATCCTCTGTATTCTATTTTTTCCCCATAAGCCTGGCAAAGTCTTTCCACCAGAATTTGAATTCTTTTTATGTTGTTATTCTGAGATATAATAAAAGAAATCATACATTCAAAAGGTTCTTGATTTAAAAGTCTCATCCCTCTGTACTTCTCAACTGCTTTTTTCAAAATCTCATCATGCTCAGAAAGCTCTTTCAAAATCAAATCATAGTCTTTGTCCAAGTCAAAATACCAGTAAAAAAATTTTTTAAACTCGTCAGGTGAACAGTTGTATATATCAAAAGTATTGTTATCCTGCGGATATACTAAAACTATTTTTCTATTTACAACTCCTATGTATCCACATTCTGCCTTTTTCCATCTAAAACATTGCCCGCTAAAAAATGTTGCGTCAAAATTAATCTCTACTCCACTTATGCGAAGAAAATCAGTATACTCTTTTATGTTCAAAAAAATTCATTCCTTTCCAACTATTTATGTTGTAAAACAAAAAGAGCCAACTTATTCTTGGCTCTATTTTTAATTATAAGAATACAGCATTTTTTATGCTTTATCAATATTTTTTTGATAATTCACAATTCCCTTTGCAATTGCTAACGCAATTTGAGTCTGGTAATTTTGATTATTTAGCATCTTTTCTTCTTCAGGATTGCTCAAAAAACCGCAC
This window encodes:
- a CDS encoding MFS transporter; amino-acid sequence: MTSEDQERELKRLEVFAYKNLKRNSIISIADGAVFAIGSGMLPVSTVIVYFISNYVHSNTLIGLLTTLNVLLSNSPQILVAKKLEMLETYKEYFIKVALLMRLMWFLLAIDVFVFAAKNELLFIILFYIIFSLQGFFASFANITWFNLILKLVPERQRSKFFGIRSSIGGLCETFGAFLMGRILRLLHFPYNYGLLFLISFLIMMLSLYIASMIKEIPIKKPKKEIDNKHYFRSMFLILKEDRNFTYYLLSVLFIGALGKMPFGFQTIFAKNSLSISTQHVAVATTILLFSQTVGYMLWGLIGSKYGFKSTLLISALIFLPAIYFTYLMSSVSIYYLSVALFGVAQSARNVNESNMAAKLCKDPLKQPSYIGLRNFMMGPFFAFNSIIAGGIIDTLGKNILFLISFICMVLGFFILCFLVRED
- a CDS encoding PrsW family intramembrane metalloprotease — encoded protein: MTLYKLIILSIAPSLFIALYIYFRDKFEKEPLHLLLKTFVWGILISSIVVPIEYFLMAYGSISASSRLSFIAFEAFIVAGLTEEYFKRLVVLRVAFDTPHFNQPFDGIVYSVFSAVGFAAIENVGYVYQAFQASYDAAVSVLVLRGVMAVPAHAMFGIVMGYYLGFAKFAPESRSYWYFKASLIIPMLLHGFYDFVLMLNVYGALAIVGIYEIILFAYCLKLIKRSQEISRLYF
- a CDS encoding DNA-3-methyladenine glycosylase family protein: MNIKEYTDFLRISGVEINFDATFFSGQCFRWKKAECGYIGVVNRKIVLVYPQDNNTFDIYNCSPDEFKKFFYWYFDLDKDYDLILKELSEHDEILKKAVEKYRGMRLLNQEPFECMISFIISQNNNIKRIQILVERLCQAYGEKIEYRGFSSWTFPEIEDLKKISTEELKRLGLGYRAEYIKDAIAKLDEGKIDFESLESLSSDEARKILKTVKGIGDKVANCILLYSLQKYDVFPVDVWVKRALREYYGIENIKQLRQFIKSFGELAGYAQLFLFHYIRNSDK